GCCTCCGATTCTTTCTCCATCGTAATCTCAGTCGGAGGTGTCTAAAAAGTTGTGGTTTGAGGAATAATCAAAGCGAGTCGGAAAGAAGGAGGTGAAAAACTTCGGACCGATAAGGGCAAACCTCACGAACAGGAAGTGAGGGGCGCAAAGTCACGGGCCTGAGATGGCAGCCGGACTACCGAAGGCGAAGATGAAACGATGGATAGTTATTTCCCTTCTTCTTACGATCCTTTTCTCCATCCCCGTGTTTGCCGGTAGCTCGGCAAGCGCGACGGTCACTGTATCGTGGAAGGTTCTCCCGTTCCAATCGCTTACCATCCTCGGCGGTGAAGGGAACGGGACGAGCGTGACCTCGCACTTCGAGCTTGGTACTCCCACCCCGGCCGAGATCGCTGCCGGGTTCATCGAAGAGGACGGCGCCCTCACCCTGGTCGCGGCGAGCAACATCCCGTGGACGGTGAAGGTGCACGCCGTGGAGGCGAACATGGGGGAGAGCTACGATGGAACCTATGTGAAGCCGCTCTCCGATTTCCTCATCCGGGCCAACGGCGGCGAGTTCACCCCGATCTCCCAGCTGGATCAGACGCTGGCGAGCGGGACCCGGGGTTCCTACCAGCTCACAATCGACTACAAGGTTCTCCTCGACCCCGAGTTCAAGCCCGGTGACTACGGGATCACGCTGGTGTACACGATAACCGGAGAATAGATCACGGGCCGCCGAGGCTCACGGAATCCTTTATCTCTTCCACCGTCTTCTCCCCGATCCCGGGGACGTTTTTCAGTTCGTCCACGCTCCTGAACGGTCCGTGTTCCTGCCGATAGGCGACGATCCGCTGTGCCAGGGTCTCTCCGATCCCGGGAAGACGGGTCAACTCTTCCACCCCGGCGGAGTTCAGATCGATCCGCGGGCGGGAGGAGAGGAACTCCGGGACGATCACACGCACGTCAGGGAGTATGACCTCCACAGGCGGCGGGATCCGCGGACGACGAAACTCGGGGATGAAAATGGCAATCCCCGCCGCCACGATCGCCAGCCCGATGAGAATGATCAGCCCCCGCTCCTGGGCCGAGGAGAGACCGCGGGTCATGGGAGGGAGAAAAGCTCCTTTATCCTGTTGAGGCCGTACTTCTCCCGCGCGAGCCGCATCCGCTCGGGAAACCGCTCGTAGCGGGGTCGCCCGAACTTGTCTGAGTATGCCTGGTAGAAGATCTTCCCCAACCTGGTCCTCAGGTCCTGGTCCTGTGCCAGGATATCCCCCTTCTCCGCCACCAGTCGCTCCAGCTCGGGGATGTAGGTCTCGATCGCCGCCGCCTGAGAGAAGAGCTCGACGGCTGTATCCGGATCGCTATCGAGTGTCTCTTTCGCCCTGTGGAAGAGATCGCGCCGCCGTAGCTCCGCCGCGGCGAGCTCCCGCATCCTCCGTTCCTGCTCGCGGTAGTAGGAGAGCTCGCGCCGCGGGAACGCGAGGATCCGATGCGGGCAGTCGTCCGCATCGGGAAACTCGCGCGGATCGGACGTGATCTTCCCGTGGAGAGCAAGGCACTCCTTTGGTGTAGAGTAGGTCACGTTCGTGTAGTATTGGTAGTAGGTTCGACTGAGCATCATGGTCACCCGCTCCAGTCTAATCCGCGGTCGGGGGCGGGACAAGTGAGGGAGGAGGTAGAATGCTCAAGATAGTGCTGACGACGTTTGTCGCCGTATTCCTTGCCGAGCT
This window of the Candidatus Bipolaricaulota bacterium genome carries:
- a CDS encoding helix-hairpin-helix domain-containing protein; this encodes MTRGLSSAQERGLIILIGLAIVAAGIAIFIPEFRRPRIPPPVEVILPDVRVIVPEFLSSRPRIDLNSAGVEELTRLPGIGETLAQRIVAYRQEHGPFRSVDELKNVPGIGEKTVEEIKDSVSLGGP